A genomic stretch from Erysipelothrix sp. HDW6C includes:
- a CDS encoding N-acetylmannosamine-6-phosphate 2-epimerase: MKNRDTLLREIQGKLIVSCQARPGWAMYGPEIMASFAAAAQEGGAVAIRATGKDNIIAIKERVDLPILAINKIFDENYDVYITPTFASAKEILDLGVDIIALDATNRPRPNGETFAGIVTQIRRDYPDTLIMGEISTFSEASEIMNMDIDLISTTLSGYTEASKEVSRTNLELIRQISHQTHLPVIAEGKIETPEGARLALEAGAHAVVVGTSITRPEVITKRYVDKINELRGRK, encoded by the coding sequence ATGAAAAATAGAGACACACTACTTCGTGAAATTCAAGGCAAACTCATTGTATCGTGTCAGGCACGGCCTGGTTGGGCGATGTATGGACCAGAAATTATGGCTTCATTTGCCGCTGCGGCACAAGAAGGCGGTGCAGTGGCAATTCGCGCAACGGGAAAAGATAACATTATTGCGATTAAAGAAAGAGTTGATTTGCCCATTCTCGCCATCAACAAGATTTTCGATGAAAATTATGACGTCTACATTACGCCAACCTTTGCCAGTGCAAAAGAAATTTTGGACTTAGGTGTTGATATTATTGCTTTAGATGCAACCAATCGACCCCGCCCTAATGGTGAGACATTTGCAGGTATTGTGACACAAATTCGTCGCGACTACCCGGATACCTTAATCATGGGAGAAATTTCAACATTTTCCGAAGCATCTGAAATTATGAATATGGATATTGATTTAATATCTACGACCTTATCCGGCTATACAGAGGCTTCAAAGGAAGTATCTAGGACGAATTTAGAACTTATTCGTCAAATATCGCATCAAACACATTTACCCGTGATTGCTGAAGGGAAAATTGAAACCCCTGAAGGGGCTCGGTTGGCACTTGAAGCGGGGGCCCATGCAGTTGTTGTCGGAACATCTATAACCCGTCCTGAGGTCATAACAAAGCGATATGTTGATAAAATTAATGAATTGAGAGGGAGAAAATAG
- a CDS encoding DUF998 domain-containing protein has protein sequence MNNKTIQMIVTDEFANEQTITLPLTMPLEINDTEIKIPLQKKKRLRKSPLSFIIVASLTLLICILVFHGYRQIPLVGDQSAATLILLIGLISGMINFTLQFIQHKGKADEHAAHYISWRIFPVLLLSFSLLIFVGTLFLFRVLGQLFYGASFDIYTTTIIVILFVTIMNNIMMTLANNLSPTSIIRSLVAIIFGGVGIAMITNKDQQWWLANLSFLGTPEATRSWEFNLTLILSAFLMMALIDYLFVLLYQKMGKNNGLRILKGLLLATALCLGGVGFFPYNESAFYQNMHNRVAGYLVYLFLILIISIKWLLPTIERRFLQLSYAIGGLLIVSVYLFLGIHYLSLTAFELIAFVLAFSWLLMLLQALINIINKPDSTYTIVIKRMPTYK, from the coding sequence ATGAACAATAAGACCATACAAATGATTGTCACGGATGAGTTTGCAAACGAGCAAACCATAACGCTTCCCCTGACCATGCCATTGGAAATCAATGATACAGAAATCAAAATTCCATTGCAGAAAAAAAAGCGACTTCGTAAATCGCCTTTGAGTTTTATTATAGTCGCTAGTTTAACACTACTAATCTGTATTCTTGTGTTTCATGGATACCGTCAAATACCTTTAGTTGGAGATCAATCTGCAGCAACGTTAATCTTACTAATAGGACTGATTAGTGGAATGATAAACTTTACGTTACAGTTTATACAACATAAAGGCAAAGCAGATGAGCATGCCGCGCACTATATAAGCTGGCGTATTTTTCCAGTTTTACTCCTATCATTTTCTCTCTTAATTTTTGTAGGAACCTTATTTCTTTTTAGGGTTCTGGGACAACTTTTCTATGGTGCATCTTTTGATATCTACACCACAACGATTATCGTCATACTTTTTGTTACAATCATGAACAATATTATGATGACTCTCGCTAACAACTTATCACCAACAAGCATTATACGATCACTTGTCGCAATAATTTTTGGTGGTGTAGGCATTGCAATGATTACGAACAAGGATCAACAGTGGTGGCTTGCAAATCTTAGTTTTCTTGGAACACCAGAGGCGACAAGAAGTTGGGAGTTCAACCTAACCCTCATACTTTCTGCTTTCCTGATGATGGCTTTAATTGACTATTTGTTTGTGTTACTTTATCAAAAAATGGGGAAAAATAATGGATTGCGAATTTTAAAAGGTCTCTTGCTCGCAACTGCACTCTGTCTTGGTGGTGTTGGCTTCTTCCCATACAATGAAAGTGCATTCTACCAAAACATGCATAATAGGGTCGCTGGATATTTAGTATACTTGTTTTTGATTCTCATCATCTCAATCAAGTGGTTACTCCCTACTATTGAAAGACGCTTCTTGCAACTATCATATGCAATCGGCGGACTTCTAATCGTATCTGTTTATCTATTTCTTGGAATCCATTACTTATCATTAACAGCATTCGAACTTATAGCGTTCGTACTTGCTTTTTCATGGCTACTCATGTTGTTGCAAGCACTTATAAATATTATAAATAAACCCGATTCTACGTACACCATCGTCATTAAAAGAATGCCTACATACAAATAA
- a CDS encoding PTS sugar transporter subunit IIA — protein sequence MQIIITGHGHFASGMMSALALIAGENAQICAIDFDGADDGSRLATALKKQSNMTPTLILTDLYGGTPFRQAALMAMQDSNIRVVAGANLGMVLELAMKIAHAKTLDSMLDNLVEVGRENIVIFNHQ from the coding sequence ATGCAAATTATCATAACAGGGCACGGTCACTTTGCAAGTGGCATGATGTCAGCGCTCGCTTTAATTGCTGGTGAGAATGCACAAATTTGCGCAATCGATTTCGATGGTGCAGATGACGGAAGTAGACTTGCCACCGCACTAAAAAAGCAGAGTAACATGACACCGACATTGATTCTGACCGATCTATACGGTGGCACACCATTTCGACAGGCAGCCTTGATGGCGATGCAGGATTCAAACATAAGAGTCGTTGCTGGGGCAAACCTTGGCATGGTCCTTGAACTTGCAATGAAGATAGCACATGCTAAAACTTTGGATTCCATGTTAGATAACCTGGTTGAAGTTGGACGTGAGAATATCGTAATATTTAATCATCAATGA
- a CDS encoding PTS system mannose/fructose/sorbose family transporter subunit IID gives MNLGQALILSIVIAVIILENYGYGYWMISRPVMAGPIIGLIMGDLQTGLLVGASVELMYMGVLPIGGSVPPNAQIAGMLSTVFAITNGGRAEIGISLALPIGILAQLLIMFAWNINIGLMHRADKYIAEGNIKKIERTHLLGLPIFFLVFFIPTFLAIYLGSDAVTSVVNAMPAILTDGLKVASGILPAVGMAMLLKMMNFKKYWSFFIFGFILAVYLNLNVLAISLIAFCLVMAFATLGQRDTAFDDFDDFDDATDESKEKHTLIDNHVLKGTFVRSFFSMTSINYERYTSLGFCYAMIPTIKKLYDKPEDQIAALKRHNEFFNCYPYTGNAVMGVSIALEESLALGTEGVNSEAISATKSALMGPLSGIGDSVFKAVFMTIFAAIGAGMAMEGNVIGPIIFIVPNVTLNVLSRWYFIKYGYEFGSTIIMKMRGSQVIDKFIEGATVVGLMVVGAMSVSFVKVPVALTWNFGEIEIVLLDLINSIVPGILSLLLVLGFYKILTKQKRGMFTCIVLSFIIGIAGKVIGLF, from the coding sequence ATGAACTTAGGACAAGCATTAATATTAAGTATTGTGATTGCTGTAATTATTCTTGAAAACTATGGGTACGGTTACTGGATGATCTCAAGGCCTGTCATGGCAGGACCAATTATCGGTTTGATTATGGGGGATTTACAAACTGGTCTACTCGTCGGAGCAAGTGTTGAATTAATGTACATGGGTGTATTACCGATTGGAGGATCAGTCCCTCCTAATGCCCAAATAGCCGGAATGCTATCCACCGTTTTCGCGATTACCAACGGTGGAAGAGCGGAAATTGGTATTAGCCTGGCACTTCCAATTGGAATTCTTGCTCAACTTCTTATCATGTTTGCATGGAATATCAATATCGGTTTGATGCACCGAGCAGATAAATATATTGCAGAAGGGAATATTAAGAAGATTGAACGCACCCACTTACTGGGGCTACCAATTTTCTTCCTTGTCTTCTTTATTCCAACGTTCCTAGCAATTTACTTGGGAAGTGATGCGGTAACTTCGGTCGTTAATGCAATGCCAGCAATTTTAACAGATGGCCTAAAAGTTGCCTCGGGAATTCTTCCGGCTGTTGGGATGGCAATGCTTTTAAAAATGATGAACTTCAAGAAATATTGGTCATTTTTTATTTTCGGATTCATCCTTGCTGTTTATCTCAACCTCAACGTCCTTGCTATTTCATTGATTGCATTTTGTTTGGTTATGGCGTTTGCAACATTGGGACAACGTGATACAGCCTTTGATGACTTTGACGATTTCGATGATGCCACAGATGAATCAAAAGAAAAGCACACGCTCATTGACAATCATGTACTTAAGGGAACTTTTGTTCGATCATTTTTCAGTATGACATCAATTAACTATGAGCGTTATACATCCTTAGGATTCTGTTATGCCATGATTCCAACGATTAAGAAACTGTACGATAAACCTGAAGATCAAATCGCGGCACTGAAGCGCCATAATGAATTCTTTAATTGCTATCCGTATACTGGAAATGCAGTCATGGGAGTTTCAATTGCACTGGAGGAAAGCCTTGCATTGGGAACTGAGGGTGTAAATTCAGAAGCGATATCAGCCACGAAATCTGCACTTATGGGTCCTTTATCGGGCATTGGTGATTCAGTCTTTAAGGCAGTGTTCATGACAATCTTTGCAGCAATTGGCGCAGGGATGGCAATGGAAGGCAACGTAATTGGTCCGATTATATTTATTGTACCCAACGTCACATTAAATGTATTATCACGTTGGTATTTTATTAAGTATGGTTATGAGTTTGGATCAACAATTATCATGAAAATGAGAGGGAGCCAAGTCATCGATAAATTTATCGAAGGGGCAACCGTAGTTGGATTGATGGTTGTTGGGGCAATGAGTGTTAGTTTTGTAAAGGTTCCGGTTGCCTTAACTTGGAATTTTGGTGAGATTGAAATTGTGCTCCTTGATCTTATCAACTCAATAGTTCCAGGGATTCTGTCATTACTCTTGGTGTTGGGTTTTTATAAGATTTTGACAAAGCAAAAAAGGGGCATGTTTACATGTATTGTTTTAAGTTTCATAATTGGAATTGCTGGGAAAGTAATTGGGTTATTCTAG